The Chloroflexaceae bacterium genome has a segment encoding these proteins:
- a CDS encoding ABC transporter substrate-binding protein, translating into MRTFTLILFLAIVLAGCATPPSPPASPAAGPEKPRVSMRLQWFPQFQFAGYIVAKVKGYYHEAGLDVTLNPGGPDLVPLPLVAAGRDDFGSTGADTVLIAREQDIDVVALATWFQASPVGFMVHADAGIGGPQDFPGRTIGMFYGDNVETEYRALLAAAGIPREAVREIPGDYSLAPFLERRVDIWPVYVTDQPHIARRAGADVRLILARDYGVQLMGDVLFTTERFLRENPRTVRAFVEATLRGWADAIADPDGAVELILAYNPELGREQLAFEAAETITLIRYGPGERCPGINAPGLWAAEARLLQDLGILTAPPDLEAAVQGQFVRDFYAARGVRCGG; encoded by the coding sequence ATGCGCACATTCACTCTTATCCTGTTCCTCGCCATCGTCCTGGCGGGGTGTGCTACGCCGCCGTCGCCGCCAGCGTCGCCCGCCGCCGGCCCCGAGAAGCCCCGTGTAAGCATGCGCCTGCAGTGGTTCCCCCAGTTCCAGTTCGCCGGCTATATCGTCGCCAAGGTCAAGGGCTACTACCACGAGGCCGGGCTCGACGTCACCCTCAACCCCGGCGGCCCCGACCTGGTACCCCTGCCCCTGGTCGCCGCGGGGCGCGACGACTTCGGCAGCACCGGGGCCGATACGGTGCTGATCGCCCGCGAGCAGGACATTGACGTGGTGGCCCTGGCCACCTGGTTCCAGGCCAGCCCGGTGGGGTTCATGGTCCACGCCGACGCGGGGATCGGCGGCCCGCAGGACTTTCCGGGGCGCACCATCGGCATGTTTTACGGCGACAATGTGGAGACCGAGTACCGCGCCCTGCTCGCCGCCGCGGGCATCCCCCGCGAGGCGGTGCGCGAGATACCCGGCGACTACAGCCTGGCCCCCTTTCTGGAGCGCCGCGTAGACATCTGGCCGGTGTATGTAACCGACCAGCCCCATATCGCCCGCCGCGCCGGGGCTGACGTGCGCCTGATCCTGGCCCGCGACTACGGCGTGCAGTTGATGGGCGACGTGCTCTTCACCACCGAGCGCTTCCTGCGGGAGAACCCGCGCACCGTCCGCGCCTTCGTCGAGGCCACCCTGCGCGGCTGGGCCGACGCCATCGCCGACCCGGACGGCGCGGTGGAGCTGATCCTGGCCTACAACCCCGAACTGGGGCGCGAGCAACTGGCCTTCGAGGCCGCCGAGACGATCACGCTGATCCGCTACGGTCCCGGCGAGCGCTGCCCCGGCATCAACGCCCCCGGCCTCTGGGCCGCTGAGGCGCGCTTGCTCCAGGATCTGGGCATCCTCACCGCCCCGCCGGATCTGGAGGCCGCTGTACAGGGCCAGTTTGTGCGCGATTTCTATGCCGCCCGGGGGGTAAGGTGCGGGGGGTAA
- the pepF gene encoding oligoendopeptidase F has product MTVTLPDRAEAPVEYTWDLDSIYPGQAAWEADARAFETELEAVAGYQGRLGEAPEVLLAWLRLADALRVRMGRLFAYAHMRFDEDTTNQASAALRERALSLYARLGAATAFAEPELLALGPERLEALIAAEPELAPYRHYFENLGRRAAHVRPPEIEQLLARAGEPLSAPYSAYLMLAESDLRFAPAEDSSGVRHEVTPGTIEELLQSPDRTLRQRAWEHFQDGFLAFKNTFGAIYAGSVKADVFLARSRGYADTLSARLDHDNLPRAVYDNVIAACNRHLPLWHRYWDIRRRALGLELMAPYDIFAPLAPPYQVPYEQAVELVCASVEPLGAAYATVARAGLTRERWVDVYPNRGKTSGAYSSGSYDTRPFILLNYDGTLNGVSTLAHELGHSMHSWLANHAQMPVYADYSTFVAEVASNFNQALLRSHLLAQGPSREVEIAIIEEAMHNFHRYLFLMPILSQFEQQVHAWVEDGEPVTADGMIDLLAGLFARGYGPAVQVEPARNGIAWAQFPHLYSAFYVFQYASGIAAANALADGVLQGEPGAAERYLECLRAGGSRYPLEALQLAGIDMRATEPMERAFGVLARFVDRLERLLFG; this is encoded by the coding sequence ATGACCGTGACGCTCCCCGATCGCGCCGAGGCGCCGGTTGAGTATACCTGGGATCTCGACAGCATCTACCCCGGCCAGGCGGCCTGGGAGGCCGATGCGCGCGCCTTCGAGACGGAACTGGAGGCGGTCGCCGGCTACCAGGGACGCCTGGGCGAGGCCCCAGAGGTCTTGCTTGCCTGGCTGCGGCTGGCTGACGCTTTGCGCGTCAGGATGGGCCGGCTCTTCGCCTATGCGCATATGCGCTTCGATGAGGATACCACCAATCAGGCCTCCGCGGCGCTGCGCGAGCGCGCGCTCAGCCTCTATGCCCGGCTTGGCGCGGCCACCGCGTTCGCCGAGCCGGAGTTGCTGGCCCTCGGCCCGGAACGGCTGGAGGCGCTGATCGCCGCCGAGCCGGAGCTGGCCCCCTACCGGCACTACTTTGAGAACCTTGGCCGGCGCGCGGCCCACGTGCGCCCGCCGGAGATCGAGCAACTCCTGGCGCGGGCGGGTGAGCCGCTCAGCGCCCCCTATAGCGCCTACCTCATGCTGGCCGAGAGCGACCTGCGCTTCGCCCCCGCGGAGGACAGCTCCGGCGTGCGGCACGAGGTGACGCCAGGCACGATCGAGGAGTTATTGCAGAGTCCCGACCGGACCCTGCGCCAGCGCGCCTGGGAGCACTTCCAGGACGGCTTTCTGGCCTTCAAGAACACCTTCGGCGCGATCTACGCCGGGAGCGTCAAGGCCGATGTCTTTCTGGCCCGCTCGCGGGGCTACGCCGATACTTTGAGCGCCAGACTCGACCACGACAATCTGCCCCGCGCGGTGTACGACAACGTGATCGCGGCATGCAACCGTCATCTGCCTCTCTGGCACCGCTACTGGGACATCCGCCGTCGGGCGCTGGGGCTGGAGTTGATGGCGCCATACGACATCTTCGCTCCGCTCGCGCCGCCCTACCAGGTACCCTACGAGCAAGCGGTCGAGCTGGTCTGCGCCAGCGTCGAGCCCCTGGGGGCCGCATACGCGACGGTGGCGCGGGCCGGGCTGACCCGCGAGCGCTGGGTGGATGTGTACCCTAACCGGGGGAAGACCAGCGGGGCCTATTCCTCGGGCAGCTACGATACGCGCCCGTTCATTTTGCTGAACTACGACGGCACCCTGAACGGGGTGAGCACCCTGGCCCACGAACTGGGCCATTCGATGCACTCCTGGCTGGCCAACCACGCCCAGATGCCCGTGTACGCCGACTACTCGACCTTCGTTGCCGAGGTGGCCTCGAACTTCAACCAGGCCCTGCTGCGGAGCCATTTGCTGGCCCAGGGTCCATCGCGGGAGGTGGAAATCGCCATCATTGAGGAAGCGATGCACAACTTTCACCGCTACCTGTTCCTCATGCCGATCCTCTCGCAATTCGAGCAGCAGGTCCACGCATGGGTCGAGGACGGCGAACCCGTGACCGCCGACGGGATGATTGACCTGCTGGCGGGACTGTTTGCGCGCGGCTACGGGCCGGCGGTGCAGGTCGAACCGGCGCGGAACGGCATCGCCTGGGCGCAGTTCCCCCACCTGTACAGCGCCTTCTACGTTTTCCAGTACGCCTCGGGCATCGCCGCGGCCAATGCCCTGGCCGACGGGGTGCTGCAGGGCGAGCCTGGCGCCGCCGAGCGCTACCTGGAGTGCCTGCGCGCGGGTGGTTCGCGTTACCCGCTGGAGGCCCTGCAACTGGCCGGCATTGATATGCGCGCCACCGAACCGATGGAGCGCGCCTTTGGCGTACTGGCGCGGTTCGTGGATCGGCTGGAGCGGTTGCTGTTTGGGTAA
- a CDS encoding DNA adenine methylase, whose product MQHSFLDTDLHAPIINVAMVPQRSPFRYPGGKTWLVPYIRAWLRSLPFRPAECIEPFAGGGIVSLTVAFEHLADHVTMVELDDHVASVWQTLLSGDAEWLVERIMTFEVTRETVAAVLSAAPVTSEERAFQTILKNRVNRGGILAAGASMVKHGENGKGLTSRWYPQTLKRRILDIVALRDRITFVHGDGLNLVRQHARRDDVVWFIDPPYTAAGKRAGSRLYTHSELDHEELFRLASTLAGDFLMTYDDAEEVRSLARRYGFDTYLVAMKNTHHARMTELLVGRCLDWARPMLSS is encoded by the coding sequence ATGCAACACTCGTTTCTCGATACGGATCTTCACGCGCCGATCATTAATGTGGCAATGGTGCCTCAGCGCAGCCCGTTCCGCTATCCGGGCGGAAAGACGTGGCTCGTGCCGTACATTCGCGCGTGGTTGCGCAGCCTGCCGTTCCGTCCAGCGGAGTGTATCGAGCCGTTCGCCGGCGGCGGCATTGTCAGTTTGACCGTTGCGTTTGAACATCTGGCAGACCACGTCACAATGGTCGAACTCGACGATCACGTCGCTTCGGTCTGGCAGACCCTGCTGAGCGGCGATGCGGAATGGCTGGTGGAACGGATTATGACCTTCGAGGTCACCCGCGAGACGGTGGCGGCGGTCCTCTCGGCTGCCCCGGTCACGTCGGAGGAACGCGCCTTCCAGACTATCCTGAAGAATCGCGTGAATCGCGGCGGTATTCTCGCCGCCGGCGCCAGTATGGTAAAGCACGGTGAAAACGGTAAGGGGTTAACGTCGCGCTGGTATCCACAAACGCTCAAACGGCGCATCCTGGACATCGTGGCGCTGAGAGACCGGATTACGTTTGTGCATGGCGATGGACTCAACCTGGTTCGCCAACACGCGCGCCGCGACGATGTGGTCTGGTTCATCGATCCGCCATACACCGCCGCCGGAAAACGCGCTGGCAGTCGTCTGTACACCCACTCGGAACTTGATCACGAGGAACTGTTCCGTCTGGCGAGCACCCTTGCCGGTGATTTCTTAATGACCTATGATGATGCCGAGGAAGTGCGTTCGCTTGCGCGGCGCTACGGCTTTGACACCTATCTTGTGGCGATGAAAAACACGCACCATGCTCGGATGACCGAACTCTTGGTCGGACGCTGCCTGGATTGGGCGCGCCCCATGCTCTCGAGCTGA
- a CDS encoding FGGY-family carbohydrate kinase, which translates to MAETLVLGIDQGGSGTRAVLLDGAGTVRGYGYRPVGRLYPRPGWVEQRPSAVARSAREALDEAVARACCDPAAIVACGITSQRDTVFAWDARSGRPIGNAITWQDLRTAPLVEETSRWERAAERRARLGQFPGPYCSAMHMAWRMRHDPAFRRAAERGYLRVSLSAGWLIQALGQPAEHALDYSLLQAMTVFDPRRRALWDEWIDYLGLPRAALPVPRPTLHPFGALRLGQVDVPVMALISDQQAALFGYDCRSPGQAVATHGTASFVNVVAGPVAPPQGICKTYLAWELDGAPTYALEADMTVTGAVARWLSQMRLIRHAADLDALARKTPHSDGVVFVPAFTGLGAPREDRSARGAIFGLTLGTTLGHIARAFFESIGCQLREILDTMEHEGGVRIDELRVGGGLARSDVACQIQADVAGVRIVRAADTETSARAAALLAGLGAGVWNGPEDLPRLLDQGARTFEPRLEAPARAELLGRWQRAVERARGWG; encoded by the coding sequence GTGGCGGAGACACTGGTGCTGGGGATTGACCAGGGCGGCAGCGGCACTCGCGCCGTGCTGCTGGATGGCGCCGGAACGGTGCGCGGCTACGGGTATCGCCCCGTGGGCCGGCTCTACCCCCGGCCCGGCTGGGTCGAGCAACGCCCTTCCGCCGTCGCCCGCAGCGCGCGCGAGGCGCTCGACGAGGCCGTTGCCCGCGCCTGCTGCGACCCCGCCGCCATCGTCGCCTGCGGCATCACCTCGCAGCGCGACACCGTGTTCGCCTGGGACGCCCGGAGCGGGCGCCCGATCGGCAACGCTATCACCTGGCAGGATCTGCGCACCGCGCCCCTGGTGGAGGAGACCAGCCGGTGGGAGCGCGCCGCCGAGCGTCGCGCTCGCCTGGGCCAGTTTCCTGGCCCCTACTGCTCGGCCATGCACATGGCCTGGCGCATGCGCCACGACCCGGCCTTTCGCCGCGCCGCCGAGCGCGGCTATCTGCGCGTCTCGCTCAGCGCCGGCTGGCTCATCCAGGCCCTCGGCCAGCCCGCCGAGCATGCCCTCGACTACTCGCTGCTCCAGGCCATGACCGTCTTCGACCCGCGCCGCCGGGCGCTCTGGGACGAGTGGATAGACTATCTGGGCCTGCCGCGGGCGGCTCTGCCCGTCCCGCGCCCGACCCTGCACCCCTTCGGCGCGCTGCGCCTCGGCCAGGTTGATGTGCCGGTCATGGCGCTGATCAGCGACCAGCAGGCCGCCCTCTTCGGCTACGACTGCCGTAGCCCTGGCCAGGCCGTCGCCACCCACGGCACTGCCTCGTTCGTCAACGTCGTCGCCGGCCCGGTCGCTCCGCCCCAGGGCATCTGCAAGACCTACCTGGCCTGGGAACTTGATGGCGCGCCCACCTACGCCCTCGAAGCCGACATGACCGTCACCGGCGCGGTGGCGCGCTGGCTGAGCCAGATGCGCCTGATCCGCCACGCCGCAGACCTCGACGCCCTGGCGCGGAAGACGCCCCACAGCGATGGGGTGGTGTTCGTCCCCGCCTTCACCGGCCTGGGGGCGCCCCGCGAGGACCGCAGCGCCCGTGGGGCCATCTTCGGCCTGACCCTGGGGACCACGCTCGGCCACATCGCCCGCGCCTTTTTTGAGAGCATCGGCTGCCAGTTGCGCGAGATCCTCGACACGATGGAACACGAAGGCGGCGTGCGGATTGACGAGTTGCGCGTCGGCGGGGGCCTGGCCCGCAGCGACGTCGCCTGCCAGATCCAGGCCGACGTGGCCGGCGTGCGCATCGTCCGTGCCGCCGACACCGAGACCAGCGCGCGGGCCGCGGCGCTGCTGGCCGGCCTGGGCGCGGGCGTGTGGAACGGGCCGGAGGACCTGCCGCGGCTGCTCGACCAGGGCGCGCGGACCTTCGAGCCGCGCCTGGAGGCCCCGGCACGCGCCGAATTGCTGGGGCGCTGGCAGCGGGCGGTGGAACGGGCGCGGGGGTGGGGGTGA
- the pepF gene encoding oligoendopeptidase F, with protein MTTATQKVPTRAEAPVEFTWDLSVVFPDVAAWEQELAAVEEQANQLAALQGSLGQGPEHLARVLALRDEVGQRLYALYIYASHRKDTDATDPVGQALQERAGSFAARVAAAMAFIEPEILAVPEATLDQWLRETPALQLYRYELEKLNRRRAHVRSAEVEHVLAQFSDITRAPYETFEMLIDSDLTFPSITDEQGNPVQLSHARYRRFIESPDRRVRRDAFKGYFGAFRPFRNTIATTLGAAIRTHVIEARLRNYASALEAALAPNEIPLEVYHNLIATVEANLATNYRYMEVRKRLMGLDELRVYDLYAQPVPDVAITVPYPEATALMEAAFAPLGPEYAEALRQAFSSRWIDVYENVGKRSGAYSGGAYSTPPYILLNYQDQLDDAFTLAHELGHSMHSYFTRKSQPFVYGNYTIFVAEVASTLNEALLTDYLLRHRDDEALRRRLLVQQIEDIRRTIIRQTMFASFELTMHELVEAGEPLTTETLTARYYDLVAKYHGPTVVLDDEIGFEWARIPHFYYNFYVYQYATGLSAALALSRQIIAEGQPAVERYITFLRSGSSRPSIDLLRDAGVDMTTPAPVQAAMDTYAQLIDALERL; from the coding sequence ATGACAACCGCAACCCAGAAAGTGCCCACCCGCGCCGAGGCGCCGGTCGAGTTTACCTGGGATTTAAGCGTGGTATTTCCCGACGTGGCCGCCTGGGAGCAGGAGCTGGCGGCGGTGGAGGAGCAGGCGAACCAGCTTGCGGCCCTGCAGGGCAGCCTGGGCCAGGGCCCTGAGCACCTGGCGCGAGTGCTGGCCCTGCGCGACGAGGTGGGCCAGCGGCTCTACGCCCTCTACATCTACGCCTCGCACCGCAAGGACACCGACGCCACCGATCCGGTCGGGCAGGCCCTGCAGGAGCGGGCCGGCTCCTTCGCCGCGCGCGTCGCCGCGGCCATGGCCTTCATCGAGCCGGAGATCCTCGCCGTGCCCGAAGCCACCCTCGACCAGTGGCTGCGCGAGACGCCCGCGTTGCAGCTCTACCGCTACGAGCTGGAGAAGCTCAACCGGCGGCGGGCCCACGTCCGCTCGGCGGAGGTGGAGCACGTGCTGGCGCAGTTCAGCGACATCACCCGTGCGCCCTATGAGACCTTCGAGATGCTGATCGACTCGGACCTGACCTTCCCCAGCATCACCGACGAGCAGGGCAACCCGGTGCAACTCTCCCACGCCCGCTACCGCCGCTTCATCGAGAGTCCTGACCGGCGGGTGCGCCGCGACGCCTTCAAGGGCTACTTCGGGGCCTTCCGGCCCTTCCGCAACACGATTGCCACCACCCTGGGGGCGGCCATCCGCACCCACGTGATCGAAGCGCGTCTGCGCAACTACGCCTCGGCGCTGGAGGCGGCCCTGGCGCCCAACGAGATTCCCCTTGAGGTGTACCACAACCTGATCGCCACAGTGGAAGCCAATCTCGCCACGAACTACCGCTACATGGAGGTGCGCAAGCGGCTGATGGGCCTCGACGAGCTGCGGGTCTACGACCTGTACGCCCAGCCCGTGCCCGATGTGGCGATCACCGTGCCCTACCCGGAGGCCACGGCGCTGATGGAGGCGGCCTTCGCGCCGCTTGGCCCGGAGTACGCCGAGGCCCTGCGGCAGGCTTTCAGCAGCCGCTGGATTGATGTGTACGAAAACGTGGGCAAGCGCAGCGGGGCGTACAGCGGCGGGGCCTACTCCACTCCGCCCTACATTCTGCTCAACTACCAGGACCAGCTCGACGACGCCTTCACCCTGGCCCACGAGCTGGGCCACTCGATGCACTCCTACTTCACGCGCAAGAGCCAGCCCTTCGTCTACGGCAACTACACCATCTTCGTGGCCGAGGTGGCCTCGACGCTCAACGAGGCCCTGCTGACCGACTACCTGCTCAGGCACCGCGACGACGAGGCCCTGCGCCGGCGCCTGCTGGTGCAGCAGATCGAGGACATCCGGCGGACGATCATTCGCCAGACCATGTTCGCCAGCTTCGAGCTGACGATGCACGAACTGGTCGAGGCCGGCGAGCCATTGACCACCGAGACCCTCACGGCGCGCTACTACGACCTGGTGGCGAAGTACCACGGCCCCACGGTCGTGCTTGATGACGAAATCGGCTTCGAGTGGGCGCGCATTCCCCACTTCTACTACAACTTCTACGTCTACCAGTACGCCACGGGCCTCTCGGCGGCCCTGGCGCTGAGCCGGCAGATCATCGCTGAGGGCCAGCCGGCGGTGGAGCGGTACATCACCTTCCTGCGCAGCGGCTCGTCGCGGCCCTCGATTGACCTGCTGCGCGACGCGGGGGTGGACATGACCACTCCGGCCCCGGTGCAGGCGGCGATGGACACCTACGCGCAGTTGATTGATGCGCTGGAGCGGTTGTAG
- a CDS encoding NotI family restriction endonuclease: MYTYIVLSKYRTRARVYPLHDQREQEGIRMGRQPLAEVFGFRIDDHSDEAKRHRMERLCPFNNKGAKCNKDKADDPLGVCSIYHEGQTVIICPIRFRENWQIAEDAAKFFFPSGTRWTSFTEIQLKDRYGVSAGNIDVVLAAYNEQRQVIDYGALEVQAVYISGNVRKPFTFFMQDPTSRNSLDWSEQKDYPRPDYLSSSRKRLVPQLLYKGSIFRSWKKKIAVAIDKSFLASLPDLPETTKGSADIAWLVYDLKHDLHTNRFKLTLVQTLYTDFSAILKRMTAPEPGNEKDFLAFLQRKLRSKQTRSNADGDISPEE; this comes from the coding sequence GTGTATACTTATATCGTCTTGTCGAAGTACCGCACCCGTGCTAGAGTATACCCGCTGCACGATCAGAGAGAGCAAGAGGGTATTCGCATGGGGAGGCAGCCGCTAGCCGAGGTGTTTGGCTTCCGTATCGATGACCACTCCGACGAAGCGAAACGTCATCGCATGGAACGTCTCTGCCCATTCAACAACAAAGGTGCAAAGTGTAACAAAGATAAAGCTGATGATCCTCTAGGTGTATGCAGCATCTACCATGAAGGACAGACCGTGATTATCTGTCCGATACGTTTTCGCGAAAATTGGCAGATTGCAGAGGATGCCGCAAAGTTTTTCTTCCCATCTGGAACCAGATGGACATCCTTCACTGAAATACAACTCAAGGATCGGTACGGTGTATCGGCCGGGAACATTGATGTTGTTCTGGCAGCATATAATGAACAACGCCAGGTGATAGATTATGGCGCTCTTGAGGTGCAGGCAGTCTACATCTCCGGTAACGTCCGAAAGCCTTTCACCTTCTTCATGCAAGATCCGACCAGCAGAAACTCTCTGGATTGGTCAGAACAGAAAGATTACCCGCGTCCTGATTATCTGTCTTCGTCTCGAAAGCGCCTTGTACCTCAATTACTTTACAAGGGAAGCATCTTTCGCTCATGGAAAAAGAAGATTGCCGTTGCTATCGACAAGAGCTTTCTGGCAAGCCTCCCCGACCTGCCAGAAACGACAAAGGGCAGCGCAGATATCGCTTGGCTCGTCTACGATCTGAAGCATGATTTGCATACCAATCGCTTCAAACTAACACTTGTACAGACATTGTATACAGATTTTTCCGCAATTCTCAAGCGAATGACGGCACCAGAACCAGGCAACGAAAAAGATTTTCTCGCCTTTCTACAACGCAAACTGCGTAGCAAGCAGACGCGTAGCAACGCAGATGGTGACATTTCACCAGAGGAATAA